GCGGGGAAGCTGCAGCACTTCCGGCCCTCGCTCGACGTGCGGGCGCCCGGCATCCGCGAAGCAATCCGCAACTTCGTTCCGGTGGTGTCGGCGCGGGGGGTGGTCAGCCTCAGCGCGCTGGTGGAACTCCAGCTGGCCAGCTTCCTCGCCGCCGGGGCGGTCGCGATCCTCGGCTACGCGCAGAGGCTCTACCTCCTGCCCATCTCGCTCTTCGGTCTCGCGGTCGCGGCTGCCGAACTCCCGGAACTCTCGCGTCAGCGGGGCCAGGCCAGGGAGGTGATTGCGGGACGGGTGTCCGAGGCGCTGGAGCGGGTGGCGTACTTCGTGATTCCGTCGACGTTGGCCTACCTGCTCTTCGGCGATCTCGTCACGGCGGCCATCTACCAGCGCGGCGAATTCGGCCCCATGGACACCACGGCAACCTATGCCGTCCTGGCCGCCTACAGCCTCGGGCTGTTTGCCTCGGCCAACTCGCGCATGCTCTCTTCGGCGTTCTACGCGGTACGCGACCCGCGGTCGCCGGCCCGCGTGGCCGGGGTGCGCGTGGCTGTGTCGCTGCTGGTGGGCGGGGCGCTCATGTTTCCCTTCGACGCCTTCGAGGTGGGTCCCCTGCGTCTTGGCGCGGTTGGGCTCGGCCTGGGCACTTCGCTGGCGGCTTGGCTGGAGTACGTGCTGCTCCGCAGGAAGCTCGGACGCGCGCTGGGACCGCATGGGATGGCACGAGGGCGGCTGCCCCGTCTGCTCGCGGCGGGACTGCTCGCAACCGCCGCCGGATATGGAGGAGAGCTGCTCTTCGGAGACCTCAACCCGGTTCTCGCGGCTGCGGGCACGCTCCTGTCCTTCGGGGCCGTGTATCTCGCCGCTACGCGACTGTTCGGACTCCGTCTGGGAGGCGGCGCATGACGATCGCACCCCGGAATCTCGACCACCTCCCGGTCCTCCCGGGGGTGTACATGCTGAAGGACGGCGACGGCGAGGTGCTCTATATCGGCAAGGCCAACGCTCTGCGCGCGCGCGTGCGCAGCTATTTCCGCCCGGATCGCGCGCAGTCGCTCCGAACGCGCGAGCTGGCCCGCCGCAGCGCCGCCGTGGAAACCATCGTGGTGGGCTCGGGCGCCGAAGCGCTCATCCTGGAGGCGAACCTCATCAAGGAATACCGTCCGCGGTTCAACATTCAGCTGCGCGACGACAAGAGCTATCCGCATATCAAGGTCACCGTGGCCGAGCCCTTCCCGCGCGTATTCGTCACACGCCGGCTGCGCCAGGACGGATCGCGCTACTTCGGGCCCTATACTTCGGTGGGCCTGATGCGCCAGTCGCTCGAGGTCGTCAAGCGGCTTTACACGGTACGCTCCTGCCGCTACCGGCTGCCGAAGGAGGCTCCGGCGCGTCCCTGCCTGGACTACCATATCGGGCGTTGCCAGGCGCCGTGCGTGGGGTTGCAGAGCCGGCGCGCCTACCGCGAGATGATCGATGAGATACTGCGGGTGCTGGGGGGCGATACCGAGTCCGTGCGGACGCGCGTGGAGACGCGCATGCAGTCCGCCGCCGAGGCGCTGAACTTCGAGGCCGCCGCAAGGCACCGGAACGTGCTCCAGGGGCTGGATGCGCTGAGCCGCCACCAGCGGGCCTACCGCCTGGGAGGCGGCGATCAGGACGTGATCGGGCTGGCCCGGGACGGTGAACTCGGTACCGCAGTGGTTCTCCGCATCCGGGGCGGGATTCTGCTCGGCCGGGAGACCCGGCGGCTCTCGGGCCTATCCGACGAGGACGACGGCGCGCTACTGAGCGCGGTGGCCTCCCGGTTCTACCTCGGCTCGGGACGGGAGGGGCAGGCCGAGCTTCCCAGGGAGGTGCTCATTCCCGCCGAATTCGAGGATCGCCCCCTGATTGAGGGCATCCTCAGCCGGGCGGCCGGGCGCAAGGTGGTGTTCCACCGGCCTCAGCGGGGTGACAAGGTGCGGCTGATCGAGCTCGCCAGCGCCAATGCGCGCCACACCATGGAGGACCGGGTGACCGCGCTCGAGTACGCCGCAGACCGCGCCGACGAGGTGCTGTACGATCTGCAGAACCGGCTCGGGCTCAAGGTGGTTCCGCGGCTGATGGCCTGCTTCGACGTTTCCCACACCCAGGGAACGGATGTAGTTGCGAGCGTCGTGGTCTTCCGCAACGGCGAGCCCCGCAAGGCCGGGTATCGGCGCATGCGCATCCGGGGTGGCTGGGGCAACGACGACTACCGCTCCATGGGCGAAGCCGTTTCCCGTTACGCGAACAGGCTTGTCAAGGAAGGAGCCCCGGTGCCGGACCTCGTGCTGGTGGACGGCGGGAGGGGCCAGCTTTCGGTTGCGCGCGGGGCGCTCGGTTCGGCGGGACTGCGCGAGACGGCGGTGGCGTCGCTCGCGAAGCGCGAGGAGGAGGTGTTCCTGCCCGGCAGGCGCCGGCCGGTGCGCATGGGGCGCGCGGACCGGGCGCTCCATCTGCTGCAGCGCATGCGCGACGAAGCCCACCGCTTCGCAGTATCCTACACCCGCAAGCTCAGACGCAGACGCACGCTCACGAGCGAACTCGAGCGGATTCCCGGGATCGGCGACAAGCGGCGGCAAGCTCTGCTGGCGCGCTTCGGGTCGGTGCGCGGTGTACGTTCCGCGAGCCGGGCCGAGATCGCGAGGCTGCCCGGCTTCAGCGACGTGCTCGCGACGCGGGTGCTCACCTACCTGGGGAGTTGACCGTGTCCAGGCCAACGGAGGACCAGCCCGGTATGACCGTCCGCACCCGTTTCGCCCCCAGTCCCACAGGCCGCCTGCACGCGGGAAACGCGCGCGTGGCCGTCTTCAACTGGGCGTTCGCGCGCCACCACCGCGGAACCTTCATCCTGCGCGTGGAGGACACCGACGTCGAGCGCAACGTGGAGAACTCGCTCGAGACCATCCTGGAAGACCTGCGCTGGCTCGGGACTCTCTGGGACGAAGGCCCTGAGGTGGGCGGCGGTTTCGGCCCGTACCGACAGAGCGAGCGGAAGCGCGGGTACGGCGAAGCCGCGGGTCGCCTGGTGGAGGCGGGGCTGGCCTACCCCTGCTATTGCGGTGTCGAGGGCGCGGGGGAACCGGGCTTCCGCTACCCCGGGACCTGTCGGACCCTGACCCGGGACGAGCGGGGCCGGCGCGAGCGCGAAGGGACCCGCCCGGTGACGCGCTTTCACGTCCCCGCCGGCGAGATCGTGGTGCGCGACGAGGTCTACGGAACGGTCTCGTTTCCGCCGGCCGAGTTCGGCGATTTCGTGATCGTCCGCGCGGACGGGCGCCCGACCTACAACTTCGCGGTGGTGGTGGATGACATCGCCATGCGGATCACGCACGTCATTCGCGGGGTGGGCCACCTGTCCAATACCCCCAGACAGGCAGTGCTCTTCGATGCGCTGGATGCCCCGCGGCCGGTCTTTGCCCACCTCCCGATGGTGCTGGGCACGGACCGCCGCAAGCTGTCGAAGCGCGAGGGCGCGTCCTCGCTGGCGCTGTTGCGCGAGGCGGGATACCCGGCTTCCGCGGTCATGAACTATCTCTCGCTGCTGGGGTGGTCCGCCCCCGATGGGAAAGAGATCCTTACGCCCGTTGAACTGGTCCGGGAGGTGGGACTCGAGCGCATCGGTGCCAGCAACACCGTGTACGACCCCGACAAGCTGCGCTGGGTGTCGGGGAGGCACATCGCCGACATGCCGCTCACGGAGCTGGCTCGCGCGGTCGCGCCTTTCGTCGATCCGGCGCGCGTTCCCGTGGACCGCTACGACCTGACCCGCGCCGTTGACGTGATCCGCGGGCGCATGACCACGTTCGCGGAGATCAACGACCATCTCTCGCTGTTCCTGGTGGCCCGTGGGCCGGAGCTGGACCGCCTTCAGACGGCTCTGCGGAACGACGCGGGTGCGGGCGCGGTGTTGCGCGCGGTGGCCGGCGGGCTTGCCGCCCTGCCCGAGTGGGAGCCTCGCGCCATCGGGGGGGCGATCCGCGCCGCGGGCAAGGAGGCGGGCGCCCGGGGCCCCGCGCTGTTCCATCCCGTGCGAGAGGCGGTGACCGGGCGGAAGAGCGGCCCGGATCTGGGACAGGTGCTGGGCGTCTACGGTCGCGACGAGACGCTGGAGCGCATCTCCGCGGCGCTTCCGGACGGGTTGGCGCAGGACTGAGGCAACGATCGCCACAGGCCCGTCCCGAGCGGATCGTGAGGTCCGCCTCCGGGTTTGACGAGAGTCCCCCTTCATGTGATACTGTCAGGTTCTACGGGTGCGATTATCTGGTACTCGGGAACCACGCGCGCAAGCGGGCAGTTCGGGCGCGCATCAATCGAGAGGAGGAAGCCGGATGAAGTTCCTGCGTCGTGTCGTGCTGGCGGCGAGTATGGTGATCGTGGCGGGCGCATGCGCCGCCGGTTCAGGGGGTGGCGGAGGCGACACGCCCATGCCGCCGGGCATGGAAGAGGGAGTCCCGCCGCGCGACAACATGTTTACGCGCACGGCCGCGCTGGCATTGTCCCAGGCAATGCAGAACGCCGACCCCGGGGAGCGCCAGTCGCGGTACCAGGAAGCGCTTCAGGCGGCCCTCGACGGCATCGAAAACGATCCTGGCAATCCTCAGTCGTACCGTCAGGCCGGAGAAGCCTTCGTCGGGCTGAACGACCTCGCCGGGGCCGACTCGATGTGGACCACGGCCGAAGATCTCTACCCGCTCTATTCGTTCGACCTGGATCCCCTCCGCGAGCAACAGTGGGTGAATCAGTACAACCTGGCGGTGAACCAGATCCAGACGGGCGACATGGAAGGGGCGATTCCCCAGCTGGAGTCGGCCCACACGATCTACAAGGGACGCCCGGAGGCGATGCTCAATCTGGGCTCGCTTCACGCGCAGCTCGGGAACGACGGAGATGCGGTGGAGTGGTACAGGACCGCACTCGAACTGCTTCGAAGCGACGAATTCGACGCGCAGCCGGCAGACGTCCAGGCGACATGGTCGGAGAACGAGGAGATCGCGGCCTTCAATCTGGCCCAGATCCTCGCCAACGCCGGCCGCAACGAGGAGGCCGAGGTCGCCTACCGCACCTATCTCGAGCGAAGCCCGGACAACGTCACCGCGCTCAGCAACCTCGCCGTGGTCCTGATGGCCATGGACCGCAACGAGGAGGCTGCAGAGATCTACCAGGGGCTTCTGGCGCGCACCGACCTGGATGCGCGCGACTACTACGTTACCGGCATCGGCCTCTACAACGCCGAGAACTATTCGATGGCGGCGCAGGCCTTCGGCCGGTCGTACGAGCTCATTCCCGAGAGCCGGGACGCGCTCTACAACTACGCCCAGGCCCTCTACCTCGCCGGTGAGCTGGACGAGCTGTACCCGGCCGCGGTATCGCTCGCGGAGATGGACCCGTACAACAACAACGTCTACCGGCTGCTCGCGCAGGGTCTCATGGCCCAGGGCGACACGGCTGAGGCGGCGCGGGTGCTGGAAGAGGAGATGGCGACCCTGGAGTTCGAGATCGACGGCACCATCCTGCAGCCCTTCGGCGGCGGCGGTGGGGTCGTCAACGGGGAGCTCCTCAACCACTCTCTGGAAGGCGGCTCCGTCGACATCCGCGTGTTCTTCTACGGCGTGGACGGACTCGAAATCGGAACCCAGGATGTCTCGGTGCCGGTGCCTGCGGCGGATATGAGGGAGGTGTTCCGAGTCGAACTCGACACCGACCAGGATGTGGTCGCCTATCGATACGAGGTCATTTCGCCGGAGCCATAATTCCCAGGGCCTGCGGGAGCCCCGGGCGACGAGGCGGACGACGCGTCGCCCCGGGCCGCTGCCCGGTCAGGTCCGCCCGCGGGCGTAGCTCAGTTGGTAGAGCATCAGCTTCCCAAGCTGAGGGTCGCCGGTTCGAGCCCGGTCGCCCGCTTCCTTCCCGGGTGACGAATCCGCCACCCGTTCCTCGCCGGCGCGAGGCCCGCCTGCCCCCAGACCTGGAGACGAGCATCATGAAGGCCATGCTGACCGCGACCTCCGCCATCGCCCTGCTGGTTGCCGCCTGCGGGCCCGGAGCCGGGCCCCCGGGAGAGCCGGAGCAGACGACCGGACGCACGCCCCAGTTCGAGAACGAGTATGTCGAGGTCTGGAAGAGCGTGATCGTGCCCAACCAGCCGCTGGAGATGCACCGTCACGACAATCCCCGCGCCATCATCGCGCTCAGGGGTGGAACCCTGACGGTCGTGAACGACGCGGGCGAGCGGCGCGACATGACCTGGGAGACCGGCAGCGCCTACTGGCTGGAGGCGGACCCGCCGGGCGAACTGCATGGGGACGTGAACGAGGGACCCGAGCCGGTGGAAGTGATCGTCGTGCAGCTCAAGCGTCCGGCGATGGAGGGGGCGCCGGGCGGCCGCTGACCGACGGCGGAGCGGCCGGAGGACGACAGGGATGGTTCGGATAGCCGGGGTCGAGAGCGGGAGCATCGCCGACGAGCTCCGGCTGGAGATCGGTACCCGCATCGTGCGCATCAACGGACAGCGCGTGCGCGACGGCATCGACCTCGCCTTCCTGCTCGGAGACCCGGACCTGGCCGTCGAGACGGTCTCTCCCGCGGGCGACCGCTTCGTGTACGAGATCGAACGGGATCCGGGGACGCCGGTCGGGCTGGTCCCGGAACCCGACAAGATCCGCGAATGCGCCAACAAGTGCGTCTTCTGCTTCATCGACGGGAACCCGAAGGACGCCCGCCAGAGCCTGTGGCTGCGGGATGACGACTTCCGGCTCTCCTTCACCTACGGCAGCTACGTCACCCTGACCAACCTGGGACCGCGCGGCCTTCAGCGGCTCGTGGACCAGCGCATCTCGCCACTTTACGTGAGCGTGCACGCCACCGAACCGGCGGTCCGCGAACGTCTGCTGGTCAACCGGCGAGCGGGGCTCATCATGGAACAGCTCTCCTTCCTGCTCGATGGGGGGCTGGAGGTGCACACCCAGGTGGTGCTCTGCCCGGAATGGAACGACGGCGCGCACCTCGACCGGACCATCGACGACCTCTGGTCGCTGGGGCCGGGGGTGCGGTCTCTGTCGGTGGTTCCGGTGGGGCTGACCAGGTACAACGAGAACCGGCCGGTGCGACGCCTCACCGCGGCCGGGGCCGCGTCCGCGATCGAGCAGGTCGAGCGGGCCCGGCAGCGGACGCCCGGGCGGCGCGAGACGCGGTGGGCCTACGCCGCCGACGAGATGTTCCTGATCGCGGGGATGGGGGTTCCAGGTGTTGCCTACTACGACGACTTGTCGCTCATGGAAAACGGGGTCGGCGCGGTGCGCCGCTTCCTGGACGACCTGGACGCCGGGATGGGCACGCTTCCCGATTTCTCCGGGCACCGCATCCGGATAGTGACGGGCCGGTCGATGGCGCCCTGGATCGAAGCCCGCGCCGGGCAGCTGGAATCCGCCACGCGGGCGGAAGTCGAGGTGCTGGCCGTGACCAACCGCTACTTCGGAGACGGGGTCACGGTGGCGGGCCTGCTTGCGGGGCGCGACATGCGCGCGGCGCTGGGGGAGGGAAGGCGGGAGGACGTCGTCCTGCTTCCGGCGGAGGCCGTCAACGCCGACGGAATGTTTGTCGACGACTATCCCCTCGCGCGCCTGGAGCGCGAACTGGCGCCGGCGAAGGTGCTCGCAGGCCACGAGATCACGCGCCTGCTGTCGGAAACATGATCGGCACCCGGCTCCCGGTGGTCGCGGTCGTCGGCCGTCCCAACGTGGGCAAATCCACCCTCTTCAATCGTGTTCTGGGACAGCGCAAGGCGATCGTTGACGACACCCCGGGCGTGACGCGGGACCGGCACTTCGCCCGCGCCGACTGGGCGGGAAGGGATTTCTTCCTCGTCGACACGGGCGGGGTGGTGGAGGGCAGCGACAGCCCGCTCGACCGGGCGGTGCGCGCCCAGGCGCTGGCGGCGGTCGAGGAAGCCGACCTGATTCTCTTCGTTGTCGACGCCAGGGACGGCATCCATCCGCTGGACGAGAAGCTCGCCACGCTGCTGCGGCTGAGCGAGCGCCCGGTCCTGCTGGTGGCGAACAAGGTGGACAACCTTCCGCGCGAGACCTCCCACCACGAGTTCTGGGCGCTGGGCGTCGGCGAGCCGGTCCCGGTGAGCGCGATCTCCGGGAAGGGAAGCGGCGACCTGCTGGACGTGGTGCTCGAGGCGCTGCCCGACCCCGAAGCCGCCCCTGCGGAACCGGACACGGTGCGGGTGGCGGTGATCGGCAAGCCCAACGTGGGCAAGTCGAGCTTCGTCAACCGGCTCTTCGGCGAGGAGCGCATGGTGGTCAGCGAGACGGCCGGCACCACGCGCGACGCCGTGGACTCGACGATGCGCTACCACGGCCGCAACCTGGTCTTCGTGGACACCGCCGGGCTCCGCCGCCAGGCCCGCATCCACGACTCCATCGAGTACTACGCGTGGCTGCGGGCGACCCGGGTGATCCGCGAGGCGGACGTCTGCCTGGTTCTGACGGACGCCGCCTCCGGCATCCACATGCAGGACGTGAAGGTCGCCGAGGCCGCGTGGGACTCGGGCTGCGGGGTCATCCTGGTCGTAAACAAGTGGGATCTGGTCGAGAGAAACGGCTCTACGGCGCCCGGAATAGAGAAGGTCGTGCGCGCGCGAACCCCCTTTCTTCGCTGGGTGCCCTTCGTCTTCACCTCGGCGCTCACCGGCCAGCGGGTGCGCAGGACCCTCGATCTCGTGCTCCGGGTCCAGGCCGAGCGGGAGCGGCGCATCCCGACCGCCGAGTTGAACCGGGAGCTGGGGCGGCTCGTGGCACGGCATCCGCCGGCGCACTCGCGCGGGCGCGCGGTGAAGGTTCGCTACGGCACGCAGGTGGGCGTCGCCCCTCCGGCCTTCGTCCTCTTCAGCAATCTGCCGAGGGAGATTCAGCCGGCCTACGTTCGCTATCTTGAGAACGGGTTCCGCAGCCGGTGGCCGTTGGCCGGCTCCCCGCTGCGGATGCGCTTCAAGGCGGATGGAGGCTCGGGCAGACGATGACCCCGCTGATCTGGGTGCTGGCCGCCTATCTTGCGGGATCGCTCCCCACCAGCTTCGTGGTGGGGAAGATGATCGGCGGAATGGACCTGCGGCGCGAGGGGAGCGGCAACCTGGGCGCGACCAACGTCTACCGCGCGATGGGATTGCGCGTGGCAGTGCCGGTGGGACTGGTGGACGTCGCCAAGGGCTGGCTGCCGGCCTGGCTGTTTCCGATGCTTGACGGCGGCGCCGCGGACGGATGGGCCGCAGCCTACGGGGCGGCCGCGATCCTCGGCCACACCTTCTCCTGCTGGGTGCGCTTCCGGGGCGGGAAGGGCGTGGCCACCGCCGCCGGAGCCTTTCTCGCGCTGTCGCCGCTCGCCGTGTTGGCCGCCGCGCTGGTCTGGGCGATGGTCCTGGCGATGCGGGGCATCGTCTCGCTGGCATCGATCGCGGCGGCGGTCGCGCTTCCGGCGACGGTGCTGGCTGGGAATGCAGCGGGTCGCGCGGCGGATCCCTGGGTCACGGGGTTTGCGATCCTGGCCGGCGCCTTCGTCATCTGGGCGCACCGGTCCAACATCGGCCGGCTGCTGCGGGGGGAGGAAAAGCGCATACACGCCGATCGCCGGGCCCGGCGAGACGAAGGTGGCTGATTCGGCCTGCAGGATCGGCGTGCTGGGGGCCGGCAGCTGGGGGACGGCGCTGGCGGCGCTTGCCGCCGACAGGGGGCACGATGTCTGCCTGTGGGCGCGCGAGCCGGAGGTCGTGCAGCAGATCCGGGAGGGCGGCGAGAACCAGTGCTTCCTGCCCGGCATCGAACTTCCGCGCGAACTGGACGCGACCGGCAAGATGGAACGGGCCGTCGCCGGCGCGGAGATCGTCATGTCGGTGAGCCCGGCCCAGTACGCCGGGGCTGTGGTGGGTGGCGCCGCCCGCTTCCTGGAACCCGATGCCGTGGTCGTGTCCGCCTCCAAGGGGATCGAGATCGCGACCTTGCGGCGCATGGACGAGGTGATGGCCGAGCTGCTCACGCCGCGACAGAGCGAGCGCCTGACCGTGCTCTCGGGTCCGAGCTTCGCGGCGGAGGTGGTGCGCGGCCAGCCCACCGCGGTGGTGGCGGCGAGCCGGTCGGAGGAAGCCCGCCTGCTGGTCCAGGCCGCCCTGCAGGGGCCCAGCTTTCGCGTCTACACCAACGACGACGTGATCGGCGTCGAACTGGGCGGCGCGCTCAAGAACGTGATCGCGCTCGCCGCCGGGGTGGTGGCTGGCCACGGCTTCGGGCACAACACGCTCTGTGCGCTGATCACCCGCGGCTTGGCCGAAATAACCCGGCTCGGGGTTGCCATGGGCGCCCGTCCACCCACCTTTTTCGGACTGGCGGGAATGGGCGATCTGGTCCTTACCTGCACCGGCCACGTGAGCCGCAACCGCACCGTGGGCTACGAGCTCGGACGGGGGCGCACCCTGGACGACATCCTGGGCGGGATGACGGCGGTGGCGGAGGGGGTGAAGACGGCCGAAGCCGTGCACGAGCTGGCCGCCAGGTATCGGGTGGAGATGCCGATCTGCGACCAGGTTTACGATATCCTGATGGGGAGAACAGACCCTGCCGAGGCGGCGAACAACCTCATGATGCGGGATCCCAAGCCGGAGCACTGGTCGTGACCGCGTCTCCGGTCCCGGGGCCCGGGAGGAGCCATTGAACGAACCGATCGCGCAACGCGCGTACTATTCCATCGGCGAAGTATGCGACCTCACCGGCATCCAGGCGCATGTGCTGCGCTACTGGGAAACACGATTCGAGCTGCTTCGACCCGTGAAGAACCAGGCCGGCAACCGGGTCTATCGGCCGCGGGAGGTCGAACTGGTGCTCCTGCTCAAGCGTCTGCTCTACGAAGACAAGTACACCGTGGAGGGTGCCCGCCAGGAACTGGCCCGGATGCGCAGGACGGGAGGCCTCCAGGAGGCCCGCAAGGCGGCGCTCGCTCCCGAACTTCGCGGCCAGCTCAAGAGCGACCTGGCGGAGTTGATGGACATCCTCTCCGTCCCCGGCCAGACCGGCGATTCCTGACCGGACGCGCATGCACATCCTGTGCACGAACGATGACGGCTACATGGCTCCGGGCCTGGCCATTCTTCAGAGCGCCGCACGACGGCTCGGCTCGGTGCATGTTGTGGCGCCCGACCGCGAGCAGAGCGCGACCAGCCACTCGCTCACGCTGCACCTTCCGCTACGCGCCCGAACGGGCCCCGGGGGCGTTTCCGTAGTCGACGGCACGCCCACGGACTGCGTCATCCTGGCGCTGAGCGCGCTGCTGGAGGAGCGTCCCACGGTCTGCTTCTCCGGCGTCAACCACGGGTCGAACATGGGAGAGGATGTCCTCTATTCGGGAACGGTGGCGGCCGCAATGGAAGCGACCGTGCTCGGCATTCCGTCGGTCGCGGTGTCGTACGCCGGACGCGACCTGACGGAGGGACTGGGCTGGTCCGAGCCTCTGTCCGACCTCCTGAAGCAGGTGCTTGACAGACCTTTCCCCACCGACACGCTCTTCAACGTCAACCTCCCCCCGATTCCGCCGGCGGAGGCGAAGGGGGTGCGGGTCACCCGGCTGGGCCGCCGCAGGTACAGCGATTCGCTGATGCGCGGCCACGATCCGATGGGAAAGGAGTACTACTGGATCGGGGCGTCCACGCCGGCGTGGAGCGGCTCCGCCGATTCGGATTTCCGTGCCGTGGAGGAGGGCTACGTTTCGGTGACCCCCCTCCATCTCGACCTCACCAACTACAGGCTTCTCGAGGAGGTGCGGGCGTGGGACCTGACGATGGATCCCGCTCCCTGATACGCCGTCTCTACGACTGGGTGCTGAGCTGGGCCGGGACGCCGTACGGCGCCTGGGCGCTTGCGGTGCTCGCGCTGGCCGAGTCGTCGGTGTTCCCGATTCCGCCCGATCCGCTGCTGCTGGCGCTCTGCCTGGGCGCTCCGGCGGCGTCCATGCGCTTTGCGGCGCTGACCACGGCGGCGTCGGTCATTGGTGGCGTGATCGGCTACGGCATCGGGGCGGGCGCGTGGCACCTCTTCGACCAGTTCTTCTTCGACCATGTCCCGGGAGTGTCGCCGGAGAGCTTCGCGCGCGTCCAGGAACTCTACGGGCGCTACGACTTCTGGGTGATCTTCCTGGCGGGCCTGACTCCGCTTCCGTACAAGGTGTTCACGCTCTCGGCCGGGGTCTTCGCCATCGATTTCCCGGTGTTCGTGCTGGCCAGTTGCGTCTCGCGGGGACTGCGCTTCTTCGTGCTCGGAGGTCTGGTCTACCGATGGGGCTCCGCGTTGCGGGGCGCGATCGATCGCCATTTCAACACCTTCACCTGGCTCTTCGGCATTCTGCTGGTGGCGGGCTTCGCGGTGGTGGCGTTGCTCCGCTGAAGCGGACGGCGGTAGAATGGGGTTCGCGCGCCTCCGTAGCTCAGGTGGACAGAGCACCGGATTCCTAATCCGGGGGCCGCAGGTTCGAGTCCTGCCGGGGGCACTTCGAGAGGTCGCGGGCCGCAAGAGGCAGCCTGCCATCACGTTCCGTCATCCGAGGTAAACCAGATGATGTCCTTCGCTCATGTGTTCGCATTGGCCGTCGCGGTTCAGGCCGCGCCGGATCGCGTGGAAGTGCTCCCCGCCAGCGCGGAAGTCGGCGTCGACGCGGTGCTGCCGCTCACCGCCCGGGTCCTGGACGCCGAAGGGGCGGTCATCGAGGGCGCCGCCGTCACCTGGGTGGCCGTCACCCCCGAGCTGGTGTCGGTGGATGCGTCCGGCCAGGTGACCGGCCTCAGGCCGGGGAAGGCCCAGGTGGCCGCCATGGTCGGGGGCACGGTGGTGGGGTTCGCCGACCTGACGGTGCCGCAGCTGGGGGCCGCCACCCTGGAGGTGGCCGCGCCCGGGGCGATCGTCGTGGGCACCAGCGCGCCCATATCGCTCGCGGCCACCACCCGGCTGGGGGAGGCGCTGACCGCGCCGGTGGCATCCTTCACCTCCGACGCGCCCGCGGTGGCCAGCGTGGACGCGCTCGGGCGCGTGTACGGCCTCGCCCCCGGAAGCGCGACCATCACGGTCCGGTCGGGCGTCGCGGAGGAGGAAGTGGAAGTCAGCGTGGAGGCGGACCCGGGATTCTCGTACTCGCTCGAGCCCGCGGCCTCCACGGTGCGCACCGGCGACGTGGTGCGCTTCCGGGCCGGTGCGAACCTGCCTTCGGGCGCGGGCGGCCCCGAGCTGCTGCCCGCGTGGACGGTGGCGGGGGTGGGGGCCCAGATCGACGCCGACGGAGCCGAGGGCGTGTTCGTGGCCGAGGACCCGGGACGCTACGTCGTCTACGCGGTTATCGGGGAAGGCGTGGTGCGCACCGCCAACGTCGAGGTGACCGAGCGCATCTCGGATTCGGAGCTGATCCAGGTGGGGAGGGGACCGATCTCCTCGCACCACTCGGGTGACATGTGGGTGTTCGAGGGCGTGGACGGGCGCGACTACGTCTACGTGGGTACCTACATGCACGACTGGATGAAGGTGTGGGACGTCACCGACAGCGGCGCGCCCGTCCTCACGGACTCGATCCAGCTGGACGCGCGCCGCATCAACGACGTGAAGATCCATCCCGACAACCACATCGGGATCGTCACCCG
The genomic region above belongs to Gammaproteobacteria bacterium and contains:
- a CDS encoding NAD(P)-dependent glycerol-3-phosphate dehydrogenase; protein product: MADSACRIGVLGAGSWGTALAALAADRGHDVCLWAREPEVVQQIREGGENQCFLPGIELPRELDATGKMERAVAGAEIVMSVSPAQYAGAVVGGAARFLEPDAVVVSASKGIEIATLRRMDEVMAELLTPRQSERLTVLSGPSFAAEVVRGQPTAVVAASRSEEARLLVQAALQGPSFRVYTNDDVIGVELGGALKNVIALAAGVVAGHGFGHNTLCALITRGLAEITRLGVAMGARPPTFFGLAGMGDLVLTCTGHVSRNRTVGYELGRGRTLDDILGGMTAVAEGVKTAEAVHELAARYRVEMPICDQVYDILMGRTDPAEAANNLMMRDPKPEHWS
- a CDS encoding DUF512 domain-containing protein, with the translated sequence MVRIAGVESGSIADELRLEIGTRIVRINGQRVRDGIDLAFLLGDPDLAVETVSPAGDRFVYEIERDPGTPVGLVPEPDKIRECANKCVFCFIDGNPKDARQSLWLRDDDFRLSFTYGSYVTLTNLGPRGLQRLVDQRISPLYVSVHATEPAVRERLLVNRRAGLIMEQLSFLLDGGLEVHTQVVLCPEWNDGAHLDRTIDDLWSLGPGVRSLSVVPVGLTRYNENRPVRRLTAAGAASAIEQVERARQRTPGRRETRWAYAADEMFLIAGMGVPGVAYYDDLSLMENGVGAVRRFLDDLDAGMGTLPDFSGHRIRIVTGRSMAPWIEARAGQLESATRAEVEVLAVTNRYFGDGVTVAGLLAGRDMRAALGEGRREDVVLLPAEAVNADGMFVDDYPLARLERELAPAKVLAGHEITRLLSET
- a CDS encoding VTT domain-containing protein — its product is MGPDDGSRSLIRRLYDWVLSWAGTPYGAWALAVLALAESSVFPIPPDPLLLALCLGAPAASMRFAALTTAASVIGGVIGYGIGAGAWHLFDQFFFDHVPGVSPESFARVQELYGRYDFWVIFLAGLTPLPYKVFTLSAGVFAIDFPVFVLASCVSRGLRFFVLGGLVYRWGSALRGAIDRHFNTFTWLFGILLVAGFAVVALLR
- the plsY gene encoding glycerol-3-phosphate 1-O-acyltransferase PlsY → MTPLIWVLAAYLAGSLPTSFVVGKMIGGMDLRREGSGNLGATNVYRAMGLRVAVPVGLVDVAKGWLPAWLFPMLDGGAADGWAAAYGAAAILGHTFSCWVRFRGGKGVATAAGAFLALSPLAVLAAALVWAMVLAMRGIVSLASIAAAVALPATVLAGNAAGRAADPWVTGFAILAGAFVIWAHRSNIGRLLRGEEKRIHADRRARRDEGG
- a CDS encoding MerR family transcriptional regulator; its protein translation is MNEPIAQRAYYSIGEVCDLTGIQAHVLRYWETRFELLRPVKNQAGNRVYRPREVELVLLLKRLLYEDKYTVEGARQELARMRRTGGLQEARKAALAPELRGQLKSDLAELMDILSVPGQTGDS
- the surE gene encoding 5'/3'-nucleotidase SurE, with the translated sequence MHILCTNDDGYMAPGLAILQSAARRLGSVHVVAPDREQSATSHSLTLHLPLRARTGPGGVSVVDGTPTDCVILALSALLEERPTVCFSGVNHGSNMGEDVLYSGTVAAAMEATVLGIPSVAVSYAGRDLTEGLGWSEPLSDLLKQVLDRPFPTDTLFNVNLPPIPPAEAKGVRVTRLGRRRYSDSLMRGHDPMGKEYYWIGASTPAWSGSADSDFRAVEEGYVSVTPLHLDLTNYRLLEEVRAWDLTMDPAP
- the der gene encoding ribosome biogenesis GTPase Der — encoded protein: MIGTRLPVVAVVGRPNVGKSTLFNRVLGQRKAIVDDTPGVTRDRHFARADWAGRDFFLVDTGGVVEGSDSPLDRAVRAQALAAVEEADLILFVVDARDGIHPLDEKLATLLRLSERPVLLVANKVDNLPRETSHHEFWALGVGEPVPVSAISGKGSGDLLDVVLEALPDPEAAPAEPDTVRVAVIGKPNVGKSSFVNRLFGEERMVVSETAGTTRDAVDSTMRYHGRNLVFVDTAGLRRQARIHDSIEYYAWLRATRVIREADVCLVLTDAASGIHMQDVKVAEAAWDSGCGVILVVNKWDLVERNGSTAPGIEKVVRARTPFLRWVPFVFTSALTGQRVRRTLDLVLRVQAERERRIPTAELNRELGRLVARHPPAHSRGRAVKVRYGTQVGVAPPAFVLFSNLPREIQPAYVRYLENGFRSRWPLAGSPLRMRFKADGGSGRR